One window of the Rosa rugosa chromosome 3, drRosRugo1.1, whole genome shotgun sequence genome contains the following:
- the LOC133740011 gene encoding uncharacterized protein LOC133740011 — protein sequence MFFLHFQRLRVIWSHIRRQGSASVSMTDGETGYTHYLILFVALQDLCQRLHGREFSLLWLCQYQNSEVFVNATLVEEPELHRSFPVFALEEILESRWISKPHIWTF from the exons ATGTTCTTTCTGCACTTTCAAAGATTAAGAGTGATCTGGA GTCATATTAGGAGACAAGGTAGTGCTTCTGTTTCAATGACAGATGGAGAAACTGGTTATACTCACTACCTGATCCTCTTCGTAGCCTT GCAGGACCTGTGCCAGAGATTACATGGGCGTGAGTTTTCTTTACTGTGGCTTTGCCAATATCAAAATTCTGAAGTCTTTGTAAATGC AACACTAGTTGAGGAGCCAGAGCTGCATAGGAGTTTTCCTGTGTTTGCTTTAGAG GAAATTTTGGAATCTCGTTGGATATCCAAACCTCACATTTGGACTTTTTGA
- the LOC133737490 gene encoding secreted RxLR effector protein 161-like: MKDLGEASYVLGIEIKRDRAQGLLGLSQQAYISKILQRFDMATCAHGEVPISKGDKLNKDQCPKTSVEKREMESVPYARLVGSLMYAQVCTRPDLSFAVGMLSRFQYDPGHKHWTAGKKVLRYLQRTKSHMLVYKRVKKLELVGFTDSDFAGNYPASMKSTCGYVYMLAGGAVAWKTMKQSLIATSTMQAEIIAIYEAAVFFSKNSKRSNNSKHIDLKFYSVRKRVKDGEIEIAAISTDAQLADPFTKAISVSVFMKHVEDM; this comes from the exons ATGAAGGATCTAGGAGAGGCTTCTTATGTATTAGGAATTGAGATAAAGAGAGACAGAGCACAAGGTTTATTGGGATTATCTCAACAAGCCTACATTTCAAAAATACTTCAGAGATTTGATATGGCTACTTGTGCTCATGGGGAGGTTCCAATATCTAAGGGagataaattaaataaggatcAATGCCCTAAAACAAGTGTTGAGAAAAGGGAAATGGAGTCTGTACCATATGCTAGATTAGTTggcagtctcatgtatgcacaagtgtgcACTAGGCCAGATTTATCCTTTGCAGTTGGCATGTTGTCTAGATTTCAATATGATCCTGGACACAAGCATTGGACTGCTGGCAAAAAGGTATTGAGATACCTACAGAGGACTAAGAGTCACATGCTTGTGTATAAGCGTGTAAAGAAACTTGAACTTGTAGGCttcacagactcagattttgcaGGCAATTATCCTGCATCAATGAAGTCTACTTGTGGCTATGTATATATGTTGGCAGGTGGTGCAGTGGCTtggaaaacaatgaaacaatcaTTGATAGCCACATCCACCATGCAAGCAGAAATTATAGCCATATATGAAG ctgcTGTGTTCTTCAGTAAGAATAGCAAAAGGTCcaataattcaaaacatatagACTTGAAGTTCTACAGTGTGAGAAAGAGGGTAAAAGATGGAGAGATTGAAATAGCTGCCATTAGCACAGATGCACAGCTTGCAGACCCTTTTACCAAAGCAATATCAGTTTCAGTTTTCATGAAGCATGTTGAAGACATGTGA